The sequence ACAGGGACCTTCATTGAGATTGGCACCGCATTGATCACATAGACCCAGGCATTCTTCCTTGCACAACGGCTTCATGGGAAGCTGACTGAAGAAGGTTTCAATCAATAAACGGCTGACATCAATTTGATCTGCTGCCAACACCGGTAAAAAACGATCTTCTTTCGAGTCTGCGTCCTCTTCAGAGTCATCTTCTTCCACATCTGCCATCGGAACAAATAAATACTGTTCCGCCAGATCAAAGGTCAGCACCTGCTGAAACTCCACGAGACAGCGGCAGCAAGTCAGCTGCAGCTGCGCCGCAGCCTGACCGGTGACCAAAAAACGATCTCCCGCATTGGTCACGAGTATCGATGCATCCACCGGCTGTAATAAATGCATATCCAGATCACTCAGATCAAAATGCGCAATCTCTTCCTGCCAGCATGCGGATTTTTGGTCTCCGACCAATCTTTTTAACTCAGCAACGGATATGATCATGGAATCACCTCAAAACAGTCTGCAAAGTATTGTATCCTTTTCTGACGTTTTTGTCAAGATGCACCGGGGGAAATGTTTGCAGAATATTGCTTGATCTGATCGGAAAGCTTTGATACAATAAAAATAAAAACGAAGGAGGTGCCTGGTTTGGCAATTGTGGGTATTATCGCGGAATATAACCCGTTTCATGCGGGACACGCCTATCACTTGCAGCAGGCGAAAGCTGCCGCAGCGGCAGAAGCTGTGATTGTTGTGATGAGCGGCTTTTTTACCCAGCGCGGCATCCCCGCCCTGATTCAGCCCTGGCAGCGTGCCAAAGCGGCCCTGCAGCAGGGAGCCGATTTAATTCTGCAGCTGCCGGTCGTTTATTCCAGTGCCAATGCCGATCGTTTTGCCGGCGGCGGCGTCTCTCTGCTCAGTCAATTACCCGGCATCACCCACTTGAGTTTCGGCTGTGAAGCGGCAAACCCGGCTGATTTGCTGCAATTAAGCGCAGCGCTGCGCACAGACGCCATCGCCGCAGCCGCGAAACA is a genomic window of Negativicutes bacterium containing:
- a CDS encoding DUF177 domain-containing protein — its product is MIISVAELKRLVGDQKSACWQEEIAHFDLSDLDMHLLQPVDASILVTNAGDRFLVTGQAAAQLQLTCCRCLVEFQQVLTFDLAEQYLFVPMADVEEDDSEEDADSKEDRFLPVLAADQIDVSRLLIETFFSQLPMKPLCKEECLGLCDQCGANLNEGPCDCHQNVTDPRLAVLSQWRKKNVK